The sequence GGATGTTTCACTGCTACTACAGTACACAGTCCCAGATTTTGAAGAAGACTTAGAGAAGCgttaatttatactattaatcaAGAATCTCtaatctttgttttgttttggactCTGTTCGGCGGTGACGTGTGTGACAAGaaagtgttttattttgtagaCTTTAATCCTGATTGTCATAGTTTAAGACTTTAATCCtgattgttatatttttgtagGTTAATTATGCTTCTCAGCTCCTTTTGTTATGTATATTTTGCGTACATTTGTTTGCCAATAACCCTAAAAGTTTTCTGTATTGGAAAATGGAAACACATTCAGAACTACAGCGTTCAGCACAAACCAACCAAATACAACATAAAGAATACAAAACTCAGTGCTTACACATACTTCCCTCTATACTTAGGTTTAGGATCTTTAAAGCTTTTGGAATCAGTATGAACCTGTGAAGGATCAGAAGGTTTAAACACAGAGGAATGAATATTACCTTTCTCTAACCACTTAAGATGATTCTCTCTAAACTCTACATGCATTAAACGAGCAGCTTCCTCAACCTCTTCACTATAAGGCTCTACTTTCACCATAGTTAGCAAAACCCTACTGTATCGCGAGCTCAAGATCTGTTCCGAGACAGCCACCAACTTGAAACACGGGTGCTCTGGAAACTTAACCTCACTGCCATTCTCATCTCTCAAAACCGGGAAGAAAAAGACGAGCCTGCCTTTCATCACCAGCATTCTTGCAGCAAGGTGAAGCAGATCATGAACGCACTCCACTAGACTATAAGCACCGGTGGATGGAATGTGATCTGTTCTTTTGTCTTCCGGGACTGTGTATGGATCCACCGTCCCTCTAAGGATTTTCCTGCCGCCGGATTTGCGTCCACCAGCTCTAACCCCGTATGGTGGATCACATACAATCGCATCAAATAACTAAACCAATGAATACAAAAGAGACACAAACTTAGGATCTATAGACTCAAAATGCTAGAGATAATAATGAAAGAAAATGAGAGAGTATCTTACCTCATTTAGCCCGGAACGCCAAGGAGGAAGATTATTATCCATTCTAAGTAAAGCAACTGGCGTAGGTAGTCCATACTGCTTGAAGTTGCTCCAAACATTACAGTCTGGACCTCGTCCATCACGCACTACTCTGATATCAATATCTGCACCCTAATACAATAACCCTTGTATCACTTTCAGATCCAATAAGGGTATCAAAAGGGAGGTTACAAACCATTGTCATTGCACCAAAACGTGCAGCAGAAACGAGAATGCTCCCAGTACCAACAAAAGGGTCATACACAAGCCTCCCAGAAGCAGCTTTGGCTTGATTAGCCATTAAGAAAGCCATTTCAGCATCCATAGCAGTCGGGCCAAGGTAAGTCCGAGACTTCAGCTGAAAAGTAGGTAGCAGCTTCCTATCAGCAAAACCAACCTCCCTCCCAAAGAAGATCCTCCTCTGGAGAATGGGCTGAAGCCCATTGTTCTCTTCAGACTCATCCATCTCCATTATAAAAAAGTTGTGATCCGCGTTCTTCAAGTTAACCTTCCCCTGCAAAAACGATTAAAACCCTTTGAGAAACAAGAAAGTTTCCTTCTTTGGAAAGTGGGAAACATTACCTCGAAGGGGATGTAAGTAAGTGAGTTGATTCTCTCCCTCTGCTCATCGAAAGTCAGAGCCTTTCCGAAAGTTTCGACGGAGATTCTGAATGTGGAATCGGAAGCGAGAAACGGGAGCTTGCGAGAATCAGGGAAGCTTTCGATGGAGTCTCTAAGCTCTTCGTAGCAAGTTCCTTCACCCCAAAGCTCGTACATTCCTTTCACCAATATGCCTACACTACCACACCATTTTCTTGTGAGAAACAACGAAACAAAGGATGAAAGATAAGAAAGAGTCATACTTACTTCTTTTAGCGATGTTTTGGGCGATTTCTTCGGAAGAAAGGTGGACGAAGTGGAATGGAGTATCGTTGTGGTGATGCTCAGGGAGACGCCATTGGAGAGACTCATCTTCTCCGAAGAGTTCGGCTAGAGCTTCGACCTCTGGCTTTCTGAAGTCTAGTAGCCTGTGATAGAAGACGCATAGAAACCACATCTCTTGTTTCCTGAGAAGAGGAAGACGACGGCGGCTAAAACCTCTCTTAAAACCCTAGGCCCAATTAAAAGCCCATTTAGTTTGAATAGACGGcctaatatatttaaatgattaaataaaGTATAAAATAACGGAAGTACCCCCGAGAGGTATACGATTGGGTCTCGTCTCTCTGCTTTCCAGGAATTAGGGTTTTGAAGCAAATCACAATCAGATCTCATCTTCGccgctctctctctttctctctggtaATGTTTCTTCTTACCAGGTTTAGTTCGCGAATCATTGTCCTAAAGTTCTCTATGTAGCTCCTTGTTGACGGAACTTACAATGTAGCTTACTGGGTAATCAATCGTATTTATTTTCTTCGGACAAAAATTTGGCAGTTGGTAGAAGATGTCTGAAGAAGCTGAGTACCGTTGCTTCATTGGTGGACTTGCGTGGGCAACGTCTGATCGTGGACTCAGAGATGCCTTTGAGAAGTATGGTCACCTCACTGAGGCTAAGGTATAACCATTTATCTCTTCTCTTTAGTGGCTGTCTGCATTAGGATCTGAGATGTTGGAGCTGTCTTTTTAGTAAATTGTTTAGTTGCTTGCTTCTTTGAGTCGTGTTTCCGGCCTTAGACTTATCATTGATATTGACAGGTGGTTCTTGACAAGTTTTCTGGGCGTTCCCGTGGTTTCGGGTTCGTTACTTTTGATGAGAAGAAAGCTATGGATGAAGCCATTGCAGCAATGAATGGGATGGATTTAGATGGCCGGACTATCACTGTTGATAAAGCCCAGCCACAGGGTGCTTCCGGTAGGGATCATGATGGTGACCGCAGCCGTGATCGTGATCGTGATCGCGGCTATGACCGTGACCGTAGCCGTCCCTCTGGTGGTGGGAGAGGTGGTTCAGGTGGTGGAGATTGCTTTAAGTGTGGCAAGCCCGGACATTTTGCGAGGGAGTGCCCTGATGAATCTGGtagaggtggtggtggtgggggaAGGTACAGCTCGAGGGATGATAGGTACAGCTCAAAGGACGACAGGTACGGTGGGAAGGATGATAGGTACAGCTCAAAGGACGACAGATACAGTGCAAAGGACGACAGGTATGGTGCAAAAGAAGACAGGTATGGTGGTAGGGATCGCTATGGACCTGATCGCAGTGGGGAACGCTCTGGAGGACGTAGCAGGGATGATGGCAGCCGTGGTGGTTCAGGAGGAGAGAGGCATGGCCGTGCTCCATACGATCGCCCCAGAGATGGCGGCTTTCACTAGAATTCTACTCCAGAGGGTATGTCTGTATGcctttatttaattaatatctCTGCAAAGTCATTATCTGCTGGTAATGCCACTTACGTTGAAGTCTCTTCACACTTATTTTGCAGTCAAACAAGTGGAAGGTTTCTGCGTTCGGCTCTCTTGTCAAGTTCCAAGTTAGATGCTCTGTCTGGTTTTAGTGCATTTGGATAGCTCAAGAAACAAGTGTCTTTGTTTTGGCCATTAAAACTCAATAGTCGGCTTATGTGCTAAAGTGTTCTCTTTTACTTCTTTCTTTTGTCAACTCTTCCGTtgtataatctatttttttagcCGAAAAAAACCATTATCTAGTATCCTGACGTAGTGATACGTAATAAGGGATCGTTCATTTTTTCTTTACTAGTGTTTTTCATATTGAACAACCAACGTATGAAAATAGACAAGTCATTTAATATGGAGaactttttttggtcaactagtattagagaaatacattaAGATGTCTTAAACAAgttttttataacaaatataTCAAGTTCTTTTAAAAGGTGAaagatatttatgtttataGCCAACGGAAACggtcattttatacataatatatcGTGGTGTGTTCAATTTATACCTGACTTATTTGGTagtataaaaacatatttaaactttcgaaaattttaaataacatactCTATGTTTATTTTTTGGCGAAATTATACCTGAGTCACCACATCAGCTGTCATGTTATCTAATTTTGTTGACGTTGATACTATGTCAGTTATTTTTGCTGATGAAGATGTCACGtgtataatttttgttttgaaaaaattaaatagtcgttttacaaaaataatttttaagaaaatgtaaactttgtaatttttattatttagtaaaattaataaaaattaattaaataattaaattttaatcttatataAGAGATATAGACGTAAATGTTTTGATCATATCACAGACTGTCCTTATATGTGTTGTAATTCAATGCTAATAATGGTTGTGTTCACATTTTATAAATAGAGATGGAGATTTTGAATCTGAAAATCTCGCCTAAACATAATAAATTGATATAGGATGTAAAAATGGTTTCCCTAATTTATAGGAAAACTCTTTTGCTAAAATCTTGATCGGCTATAGAGATTTTTTATTGCTAAAAGCCCAATTTGATACACGATTTTTGTAAGGACGTTATCGCTCCCTTAATCAGTGTCAAGGATCTTCGTCGTCAAAGAGTTACACTCCAGTTCCCCATCCATGATAACGAGCGGAAGCATGTTCCTACTGTACTTTGTCCAACCCACTGAACCCAATATTCAGAGAATCATAGCAGATGTTTCTTCATCTCCCTACGATACCTTTCATCTGAACTTCTCCTCCTCCATCCCCCGCTTCAGGGACTCTCCACCACTCCTGTTCCATTGAGAGCGTGCACGATCAGCATTTGGAGTTTGTCGCTTTGGAGGACAACTTGTTTTCCTTGTCGCAACACTCTGTCTACGCTCAGCTGAACGATCCATCAGCAACAGGCGGAGGAGACGTTGAGGAGATGGTCGAAAAGATTGCTGATGACCTCTTTCATGTCTTGGCAACGCTTGGTGTGGTGCATGTGATCAGATGTCCTGTTGGAGGAGCGGCAGAGATGGTGGCAGTTTCGTTGGATACCAAACTGAGGCATCATCTTCGTCTTTTGTCTTTTGTCcaagaacaacaacaatctCATGACGACCTCCCCCCGGCCTTTGTTGTGCATTTTTGATAGAAACTTTGACCTCGCTGTCGGGATTCAACACGATTTCAGATACCGCCCTCTTGTTCACGACCTTCTCGGTCTGAAGCTCAACGGTTTGGTCATTCCAGGTgcacaaaagaagaaaatatttcTAGACACTTCTTCTTCTGACCCCTTTTGGTCCTCCGCCAACACTTCTCTAGAGTTTCCTCAAGTCGCTTCAGAGATCGAAGCTCATTTGAACAAGTACAAGCAAGACGTGGAGGAGGTGAGCAGGAGCACTGATCTGATTGGTGGGGGGAACACCAAGCATCTGATGGATTCTGTGAACTCACTTCCAGATTTGACAGACAGAAAGCAGGTGATTGACATTGACAAGCACACAAACATAGCCACCTTTCTCCTAGGACAGATCAAGGAGCGGTCTCTGGATGTGTACACTACCAAAGAGAATGCCATGATGATGGGAGGAGCCAGGATTAACCTCAGTGATCTCCCTTCTGTTTTGAAATCCAAAGGCACCAAGATGGACAAGCTACGCTTTGCCATCATCTACCTCTTATCCTTGGATACCCCTGATCTTGAagcaaataaagaaaatatttaataaggaAATTATTGAGGAAatattgagaaaaaaattataatttaaaaataatagtttCTTATGTTACAAAGTTGCCAAGACCGTAAACAAGCTACTAATGATAATTATTGAGGAAatattgagaaaaaaattataatttaaaaataatagtttCTTATGTTACAAAGTTGCCAAGACCGTAAACAAGCTACTAATGATGATTTCTTCACAAGAATTCACCcaaaattattcaaaacaaAACTCAAGTAGAACTTAGATTTGGTAATAAAAATGCGATTCTCCAGGTTTCTTATCTCCACCATCACCAGGTCCTCCACCGAATCCAACGGTCTGAGACACCCCAGAAACAAGATTAGTAACCATGGAGGTTCCCCATGAGACCCACCCTGTTCCATCTCCATGTCGCTCAGCCTCAACACCAATCCTCTGTTGCTCCTCCCCCATAATCATATCCCATCTCTTCCTCATAAACTCTCTAACCGCTTCGGCTCCTTGTTTAGCCACTTCCTGAGACGGGATCTCTAGCGGGTTATGGTCCAAGTTCAGTTTCTCTAGCTTCTTCAGCATATAAAACGAGTCCGGTATCGCTTGGATTTGGTTGTTGCTTAGATCAAGCTCCCTCAGGTTAATTAAATCGGTGATTGCGTCGGGAACACGCATCAAGTTGTTGAAGTTGCTGCTTAGGTTTAGAACCTCGAGTTTCTTTAGTCTCCCCATGGAACTTGGAAGCCCATGGATCTCGTTCATGTGTGCGTCAAGATACTTTAAGGAAATCATTTCACTTATGGAACCTGGAAAGTAACGTAGTTTGTTCAGATGGATCAATAACCTCTCCAGATTCTGTAATCCGTATCCGATGTTTGTAGGTAATGAAGTCAAGTTGTTGTAACTTGCATCTAACTCAACCAGTGACCTAAatataaattcccaaaaaaaaagtcaGGACAAAAGTAAAAACAATATTCAGACATTTTACAAGAAAAGACAAGAACTAAACCTGCAGTGCGCGATGCTCTCAGGGAGTGAAGTTAGATTGTTGGCGGACACATTGAGGATCCTAAGGTTAAGCAACATGCCTATAGAATCAGGAAGAGATTCAAGAGAGTTTGAAGATACATCAAGCTCTTGTAGCTTCTTCAGTTTCGAGATTGCATCAGGTATAAActgtaaaaatgttttaaaagcgGTTTCAAACACACAACAAATAAACATTAAACTACACTGCAAGTACTAATCAAGTTCTTGATATTCCCAAAACCCTATTTGTTCTtgcttaaattatttatttatttttaattaaatgtcAAATGGTTTTAGATTTTAGTATTTACCGTCAAGTTGTTGCCAGAGATATTCAAGGAAACTAAACCAACTATCTTGCAAATAGCTTCAGGGAGCAGCTTAAGTTCTTGGCCGGAGAGATCAACCCTCTCAAGGACTTTGCCGGACTCCGCCGCCTTGAGCACCTTAACAACCTCCTCGTTCATTTCTTCGCGGCTTCTCAATAGAGACTCCGCCTCCGTGGCATAAACCCTTGAAAGCTTCTCCTCCAAGTCACTCAGCTCCTTCTCGTAGCTATCATACACCTCCTCCAACCGCACAGCCCCGGCGTATATCTCCGCCTCCTTGGCCGCTTCCTCCGGTGAGAGAGAGTCCATCTGAAGGATCTCAGCGATCATGGAGCGAGCAGAGGAAACAGCCGACGGGTCAGGTCGTGGTCCGAGAGAGGCCAAGACGGTAAGCGTCTGCGTGATGGTGGTGGGGATGGACTGAGTCAACGAATACATGATTTGTGGGTCGGAGAGAAGTGGAAAAGAAGGGGCGAGAGTTTGTTGGACCGCCATAGACGGCGGGGCGTGGTGTTTGGAATCATATTGGTGTAGGACGTAAGAGAGTAAGGGGAACTTGTCAAGATCGTGCTCCATGGTTTTGTGATATCCGTCCCAACTAATGGAAGATTAAAGAGGTTTAAgtaagataatttatattaaaaaaatgaagtaatatatatattaatgttgaAGAAGTCAGTCATATTGAGTTTGATGTTGCCATGTCTGTGATCACAAGGTAGTTGAAATGTGTAGAAGTTGACCAAAGAACTTAATATGATTCCATGATGATAAAGTCGCAGCCATCTTTTAAGAATAAACAACTCAAGATTGATCCGGTCAACCTTATGTTTGATTCTATGGAATTTTGGATTATGCAATTGAGTGGTTAAGTAAAACCGGTTAATCTACGGTCTAGTTCTCTGTTTTCTGAAGTTAAACCCCTTAGTTTACAGTCCACCTAAGCAAAAGCTTATGCTTATTTTAAGAGATTTTCTCCTCTCTCCTTTTTTTGGGTAATCATGTTAAGAGATTTTCTCCTTTTGTTTTTAGGTTTCTAACAAATTTCTAAATGCCTgaaaattttaacaatttctTTGAACGGTATTGACTGAAGGTGGTGTTGACTCTCTAATGGTGTAAAAATTATTAGAATTCTTACTAAATTGTATAGGGTCATTGAGATGTTTGGACCGGCCATCCTTTAATGGATTACTTAGAGTAAAGTTTTCCAGTATAAAAATTAGGGATGGTAGATTTTTAATCTTTAACTCTTTTGGGACAGGGTAAGTAGACTTAAGGATTTCTTGTTTGAAAACTTTctaacaaatattttgtttcggAGTTGTTGAGGCTTAAGTGGTTTATCTAGACTAAAGAAGCTGGtgaatctgaagaagaaatGCCTGAAGAAGTACAGATTGATTCCTTATGATGGTGCTGGAGAGTAATGTCGATGGCGGAGAAGTCATCGGCATCGGTGAAGGTTACTGGCATATAATGCATGCACAACTCCAGCTCTTAGTTGCCAATACTTCCAAGCGTGATGCCTAATTTTGTGTAATACATCCTAATCTCAGCTCCTAATCCCAAAAATAATACGACGTTAACTCACCTTATTTAAATATCATTTTGCTTCCGCTTGAAATATCTAAAAgttcaacaaaaaaatttcacGTCCCTATTATGGCATTATTACACTCCATCCAAAGACCAGATCTCAATCTTGTTTTTGGATATAAAATCGTACTTGGTGTCTGATCATCCCCCACTCAACTATTATAATTTTCCGTTCCTTAAAGAACACTTCTGTACTTCTCCACACCAGCTGTATTACGGGACCCATTATAATTTAAATCGATTTTTATCATCACCTCTTCTTTTTTATCCCCAACATTCATAATATTTTCTTGTTATCTTTTTGTCTTTCAGCTCAATTTCTCCATGTTTATCCCCCAATTTcgtctaccaaaaaaaaaacaatcaaaatacatattatttgtgtatatatatataaccttgTATCTTATAGTAAACaatgaaaactaaaatattgaGCACATACCATAACCGAAAAAATCTGATTACGCCTTTTGATTAGAAGAATGTATAAAATTACCTGCAGATGACAATGCGGAGATTAAGGCTGTTAGTTCAACACAGAATGAATACCAaagaaacatgaaataaaacGAATATTCCACACATAATAGCAGGTGTGAAATAAGGcaaatgttaaaataaataaataccaaAACCATTttcttgaagaaaaaaaaacttgagaaaCAAGAAACTAACGGAAACGGACGAGCGGACGACATATGTAATGACGTCCGCTAAACGGTGACGGTACAGATAAGACAAGGATGACACGTGAACGTAACGGTTTACGACTCACGAGACTCGATAATTCCACCAAGAGCGGATAACGTTGACGGAAAAATGCAACGGCAACCAGACggagtgatgatgatatcatatcgaaaaaaagaaaacagaaaaagaatTAAACCAAACTCACCAAGTGGCCAACACAAAAAGAAAAGCTTTAGGAGGATTTCATTAATGGCGACGGTCATTGATCGTCATAGAGAGATCACTTACACTTTCTTTTATATCTCTCTTTTACATTTTTCTAACGAaaacttttttctttattttttttataagttttgaaGGGCTTGGGGTTATTGCCAGTGATTCCCGTTGTGAACGAGGTAGACATTCCTCGAATTTCGGTGAACGTAACAACCGTAACACTGATTCTTCGCCGTCGTTAACCTCGGCGGCGAGGGAGGCAGCGGCGGTTTCGACATCGACGGAGATCTAGGACTCGATGAAGTGGAGGAAGATGATGACGTATTCGACGACGGTAACGCTAATCGCGGAGGCGCGATCGTCGACTTCGGCGGATTTAAGAAGACTCTGATCTTCATCGGCGACGAGGAGGAGACGAGATCGTACTCTTCGATCAGATTCGCTAGATCCTCGTCGGAAGTAACGGAAACGAGCGCGTCGAGGTCTTCCGTCGGAAGCTGGCACCGGATAGTGACGGTGGATCCGCACATCTCCGTCATCTTCGACGCTAATTCTGTTACACGCACAACACGCGCGTGCCTTAGTTTCTTCTCTCTACGCGTAAccgtttttgtttttttcgaaatttaaaATGAGACGGAGCGGGAACTAACCGGAAAATGAGACGGAGCGGGGGACGGCGAGGACGCGGGTGTGGCCGCCGTTGTAACGGAGTTTGCCATCGGGATAACGAGGTAGAATCTTCCCGCCATAGCTACATAGAAATTTGATTGTGGAGTTCGTCACCatatctagagagagagagagatttgaagaagaagaagactagaGGAATGTTCTAGTAGGTTTGTCTCTGCAAGCCAAGTGAAGAGTAACGTTAAGAGCTTATTTATAGTGGAATTATGCAATGAGGAAAAAAATGGAGAACTATAGCGAAGGGTATATCGTAACTTTTGTGGACCCGTCGGTTACGTAAGCCATAATCGTCTATTTTTCATAAAAAGTAGGAAAATTCGAAAAGGGATCGATAACatgattttataaatgttttacacatatataaatgttttttgacTGAAACacatataaatgtttatatataataagatagcAATACTGAGCGAAGCATTAAGAAgtagatttttcttttgaaaaagtttaagataagtacatctatactattatttgcaaagtaatTTTTACCATCAGAGCTTTCACGTTAAAATTTAatgcggttaatatctataatattcttaatgaattttatatataattaattctataatcaaaaacgaatttttattaataatattaattttttttttaaataagataattcttatatattgggTTGTTATCTtagaacatatttttcaattataagatttaaaaataaaatataaaacaattataataaattaagtgGTTAAAGTCAGTATTAtccttaataaattttaattacacatatatatttagttagatttttgtcatatatatatatatatatatatatatatttgatttaatattttgaaaacataaataataagttattatgctgatttttaaattaataaaaaaaataaactaataaatatttataaagcgattaagcccgcatatgcgggcaagacacctagtttataataaagttttaaaactttttgtaTTGAGTGTTATATCATATGGACAGTTTAACATTAACATTCTCAGCCATATTAATATTCACATGAAATTCTGTTATTAatactttagaaaaaaaaacttaatgtGTTTGGGGCATCATTTTTATGGTGTCAGTAATTATGATGGGCAGGAATTTTTAGCcgaattgaaccaaaaaattcAGTTTTCGGTTAGTTCAGTAAAAAATTGGTTTCAATTTTGTTTGGTTTAGTAATCGGTTACCttgtttttctataaaaaaatccCAACAGTACTAATCTTAATCGAAATTTCGAACCGaactaaacaaaattttatcttatatacattaatttgatttttgaaattttattttcatattgtttttattatattaattaatatatatataatatgtttcaGAGAATTTAAATGTTgtattagatatatttttattaaataagccCGTTTCAATTCATATGATCAGTGGATTAGATATAATGGGtctgactggtgaccattcggGAAACAAGAGGAACAAACAGAAAATGAATATACGGGAAAAAAATAGCAGAAATGAAAAGGAATGATTGTTCCT comes from Brassica rapa cultivar Chiifu-401-42 chromosome A02, CAAS_Brap_v3.01, whole genome shotgun sequence and encodes:
- the LOC103854315 gene encoding plant intracellular Ras-group-related LRR protein 2; the encoded protein is MEHDLDKFPLLSYVLHQYDSKHHAPPSMAVQQTLAPSFPLLSDPQIMYSLTQSIPTTITQTLTVLASLGPRPDPSAVSSARSMIAEILQMDSLSPEEAAKEAEIYAGAVRLEEVYDSYEKELSDLEEKLSRVYATEAESLLRSREEMNEEVVKVLKAAESGKVLERVDLSGQELKLLPEAICKIVGLVSLNISGNNLTFIPDAISKLKKLQELDVSSNSLESLPDSIGMLLNLRILNVSANNLTSLPESIAHCRSLVELDASYNNLTSLPTNIGYGLQNLERLLIHLNKLRYFPGSISEMISLKYLDAHMNEIHGLPSSMGRLKKLEVLNLSSNFNNLMRVPDAITDLINLRELDLSNNQIQAIPDSFYMLKKLEKLNLDHNPLEIPSQEVAKQGAEAVREFMRKRWDMIMGEEQQRIGVEAERHGDGTGWVSWGTSMVTNLVSGVSQTVGFGGGPGDGGDKKPGESHFYYQI
- the LOC103854316 gene encoding uncharacterized protein LOC103854316, translated to MVTNSTIKFLCSYGGKILPRYPDGKLRYNGGHTRVLAVPRSVSFSELASKMTEMCGSTVTIRCQLPTEDLDALVSVTSDEDLANLIEEYDLVSSSSPMKIRVFLNPPKSTIAPPRLALPSSNTSSSSSTSSSPRSPSMSKPPLPPSPPRLTTAKNQCYGCYVHRNSRNVYLVHNGNHWQ
- the LOC103854318 gene encoding tRNA (guanine(10)-N2)-methyltransferase homolog isoform X2, giving the protein MYELWGEGTCYEELRDSIESFPDSRKLPFLASDSTFRISVETFGKALTFDEQRERINSLTYIPFEGKVNLKNADHNFFIMEMDESEENNGLQPILQRRIFFGREVGFADRKLLPTFQLKSRTYLGPTAMDAEMAFLMANQAKAASGRLVYDPFVGTGSILVSAARFGAMTMGADIDIRVVRDGRGPDCNVWSNFKQYGLPTPVALLRMDNNLPPWRSGLNELFDAIVCDPPYGVRAGGRKSGGRKILRGTVDPYTVPEDKRTDHIPSTGAYSLVECVHDLLHLAARMLVMKGRLVFFFPVLRDENGSEVKFPEHPCFKLVAVSEQILSSRYSRVLLTMVKVEPYSEEVEEAARLMHVEFRENHLKWLEKGNIHSSVFKPSDPSQVHTDSKSFKDPKPKYRGKYV
- the LOC103854318 gene encoding tRNA (guanine(10)-N2)-methyltransferase homolog isoform X1 translates to MWFLCVFYHRLLDFRKPEVEALAELFGEDESLQWRLPEHHHNDTPFHFVHLSSEEIAQNIAKRSILVKGMYELWGEGTCYEELRDSIESFPDSRKLPFLASDSTFRISVETFGKALTFDEQRERINSLTYIPFEGKVNLKNADHNFFIMEMDESEENNGLQPILQRRIFFGREVGFADRKLLPTFQLKSRTYLGPTAMDAEMAFLMANQAKAASGRLVYDPFVGTGSILVSAARFGAMTMGADIDIRVVRDGRGPDCNVWSNFKQYGLPTPVALLRMDNNLPPWRSGLNELFDAIVCDPPYGVRAGGRKSGGRKILRGTVDPYTVPEDKRTDHIPSTGAYSLVECVHDLLHLAARMLVMKGRLVFFFPVLRDENGSEVKFPEHPCFKLVAVSEQILSSRYSRVLLTMVKVEPYSEEVEEAARLMHVEFRENHLKWLEKGNIHSSVFKPSDPSQVHTDSKSFKDPKPKYRGKYV
- the LOC103854317 gene encoding glycine-rich RNA-binding protein RZ1A isoform X1; translation: MSEEAEYRCFIGGLAWATSDRGLRDAFEKYGHLTEAKVVLDKFSGRSRGFGFVTFDEKKAMDEAIAAMNGMDLDGRTITVDKAQPQGASGRDHDGDRSRDRDRDRGYDRDRSRPSGGGRGGSGGGDCFKCGKPGHFARECPDESGRGGGGGGRYSSRDDRYSSKDDRYGGKDDRYSSKDDRYSAKDDRYGAKEDRYGGRDRYGPDRSGERSGGRSRDDGSRGGSGGERHGRAPYDRPRDGGFH
- the LOC103854317 gene encoding glycine-rich RNA-binding protein RZ1A isoform X3 gives rise to the protein MSEEAEYRCFIGGLAWATSDRGLRDAFEKYGHLTEAKVVLDKFSGRSRGFGFVTFDEKKAMDEAIAAMNGMDLDGRTITVDKAQPQGASGRDHDGDRSRDRDRDRGYDRDRSRPSGGGRGGSGGGDCFKCGKPGHFARECPDESGRGGGGGGRYSSRDDRYSSKDDRYGGRDRYGPDRSGERSGGRSRDDGSRGGSGGERHGRAPYDRPRDGGFH
- the LOC103854317 gene encoding glycine-rich RNA-binding protein RZ1A isoform X2, with translation MSEEAEYRCFIGGLAWATSDRGLRDAFEKYGHLTEAKVVLDKFSGRSRGFGFVTFDEKKAMDEAIAAMNGMDLDGRTITVDKAQPQGASGRDHDGDRSRDRDRDRGYDRDRSRPSGGGRGGSGGGDCFKCGKPGHFARECPDESGRGGGGGGRYSSRDDRYSSKDDRYGGKDDRYSSKDDRYGGRDRYGPDRSGERSGGRSRDDGSRGGSGGERHGRAPYDRPRDGGFH